The following coding sequences are from one Nicotiana tabacum cultivar K326 chromosome 1, ASM71507v2, whole genome shotgun sequence window:
- the LOC107770869 gene encoding large ribosomal subunit protein uL2 — MGRVIRAQRKGAGSVFKSHTHHRKGPARFRTLDFGERNGYLKGVITEVIHDPGRGAPLARVTFRHPFRYKHQKELFVAAEGMYTGQFVYCGKKATLMVGNVLPLRSIPEGAVVCNVEHKVGDRGVFARCSGDYAIVISHNPDNGTTRVKLPSGAKKIVPSGCRAMIGQVAGGGRTEKPMLKAGNAYHKYRVKRNCWPKVRGVAMNPVEHPHGGGNHQHIGHASTVRRDAPPGQKVGLIAARRTGRLRGQAAATAAKADKA, encoded by the exons ATGGGTCGTGTAATCAGAGCACAACGTAAGGGAGCAGGATCCGTTTTCAAATCCCACACTCACCACCGTAAAGGCCCGGCCCGATTCCGTACCCTCGATTTCGGCGAACGTAATGGTTACCTAAAGGGAGTAATCACAGAAGTGATTCACGATCCCGGTAGAGGAGCACCACTCGCGCGCGTGACATTCCGTCACCCGTTCCGTTACAAGCACCAAAAAGAGTTGTTCGTTGCTGCTGAAGGGATGTACACTGGTCAGTTCGTTTACTGTGGTAAAAAAGCTACTCTTATGGTTGGTAATGTGTTGCCGCTCAGATCTATACCAGAAGGAGCTGTTGTATGTAACGTGGAGCATAAAGTAGGAGATCGTGGTGTTTTTGCTAGATGCTCTGGTGATTATGCCATTGTTATCAGTCACAACCCTGATAATGGTACCACTAG GGTTAAGCTTCCATCAGGAGCCAAAAAGATTGTGCCCAGTGGATGTCGTGCAATGATTGGTCAAGTTGCTGGAGGAGGACGTACCGAGAAACCAATGCTCAAAGCCGGTAATGCTTACCACAAGTATCGGGTGAAGAGGAACTGCTGGCCTAAGGTCCGTGGTGTTGCTATGAATCCTGTGGAGCATCCTCATGGTGGTGGTAACCATCAACATATCGGTCATGCCAGCACAGTCCGTCGTGATGCACCTCCTGGGCAAAAGGTCGGTCTTATTGCTGCAAGGAGGACTGGTCGTCTCCGTGGTCAAGCTGCTGCCACTGCTGCCAAGGCTGACAAGGCTTAA